One bacterium genomic window carries:
- a CDS encoding DUF190 domain-containing protein: MNSPQEAELLRVFIGESDRWHGKPLYQAIVEIARVWGLAGATVLKGQMGFGADSRMHTAKVLRLSEDLPIVVEIVDSTEKIEDFLPELDGMIEEGMVTIEKVRVLAYRHNGGRSKI, encoded by the coding sequence ATGAATTCACCGCAGGAGGCCGAGCTGCTGCGCGTCTTCATCGGCGAGAGCGACCGCTGGCACGGCAAGCCGCTCTACCAGGCCATTGTCGAGATCGCGCGGGTCTGGGGCCTGGCCGGGGCCACGGTGCTCAAGGGCCAGATGGGATTCGGCGCGGACAGCCGCATGCACACGGCCAAAGTCCTGCGCCTGTCCGAGGACCTGCCCATCGTGGTGGAGATTGTGGACAGCACCGAGAAGATCGAGGATTTCCTGCCCGAGCTGGATGGGATGATCGAGGAGGGGATGGTGACGATCGAGAAAGTGCGCGTCCTGGCCTACCGTCACAACGGCGGCCGGAGCAAGATTTGA